The Anopheles coluzzii chromosome 2, AcolN3, whole genome shotgun sequence genome window below encodes:
- the LOC120950599 gene encoding protein trapped in endoderm-1: MDLFDTGHPEHSNFTNNGSSDAIPLYTGYPRVLLNIATVTCIAYMVVGVPGNLLTIVALVKSKKTRNATAVFIMNLSFSDLLFCCFNLPLAASTFWHQAWLYGDLFCRLLPMMRYGLLAVSLFTILAITINRYIMIGHQRLYQRIYRTKNLCLMVAFTWILGFGSLLPTWHEKWGKFGLDINIHSCSILPDSQNNSPKQFLFFIAFALPCLAIIVCYARIFYIVRSTALRTKDLPGDNLDENSVEDVSSAVSNQQQQPAPHPGQYAGSSATITPEKDQPAPPPLSYINFSQHDADWHYIDSSTENEIFCSTTSSTEDVSHRAVDVKPTHNHHTVVDRCDCSGNRSPPDQTEEEGYLENSNVKSRNQPRYANASGPGVRRNASNVNARKRKKHLNTSGASIMSAGKMSAKDKKLLQMILVIFLAFLVCYLPITVVKLFRPSVQVLNVVSYLLIYLTTCINPIIYVVMSREYRQAYSDLVLCRTYEIAKSKCKQHKAANVLRFASKC; the protein is encoded by the exons ATGGATCTGTTCGATACTGGTCATCCGGAGCACAGCAACTTCACCAACAACG GATCCAGCGATGCGATACCGCTCTACACCGGATATCCACGGGTGCTGCTCAACATCGCAACGGTGACGTGCATCGCGTACATGGTCGTCGGCGTGCCGGGCAATCTGCTGACAATAGTGGCCTTGGTCAAGAGTAAGAAG ACGCGGAACGCAACGGCCGTCTTCATTATGAATTTATCGTTCTCCGATTTGCTGTTCTGCTGCTTCAACCTGCCGCTGGCCGCGAGCACCTTCTGGCACCAGGCCTGGCTGTATGGGGATTTGTTCTGCCGGCTGCTTCCGATGATGCGGTACGGGCTGCTGGCGGTCTCACTGTTTACCATACTGGCCATCACAATCAATCGCTACATTATGATCGGCCATCAGCGGCTGTATCAAAG AATCTATCGTACGAAAAATCTCTGTCTGATGGTGGCGTTTACCTGGATACTTGGATTCGGTTCGCTGCTGCCCACGTGGCACGAAAAGTGGGGCAAGTTTGGACTCGACATTAACATTCACTCCTGCTCGATACTGCCTGATAGTCAGA ACAACTCGCCGAAACAGTTCCTGTTTTTCATCGCGTTCGCCCTGCCCTGTTTGGCGATCATTGTTTGTTACGCACGAATATTCTACATTGTACGATCGACCGCGCTGCGAACCAAAGATCTGCCTGGCGACAATCTGGACGAAAACAGCGTGGAGGACGTGTCCAGTGCAGTGagcaaccagcagcaacaaccagcCCCGCATCCGGGCCAATACGCCGGCTCGTCAGCAACGATCACTCCGGAGAAGGATCAGCCAGCACCGCCGCCCTTGTCGTACATCAACTTTAGTCAACACGACGCCGACTGGCACTACATCGATTCAAGCACGGAGAATGAAATATTCTGCAGCACCACCTCGTCGACGGAGGATGTCTCACACCGAGCAGTGGATGTGAAGCCGACCCACAACCACCACACGGTCGTCGATCGCTGCGATTGTAGTGGCAATAGG AGTCCGCCAGACCAAACCGAGGAGGAAGGATATCTGGAGAATAGCAACGTGAAGTCGCGCAATCAGCCACGGTACGCAAACGCATCCGGGCCGGGGGTAAGGCGCAACGCGAGTAATGTAAATGCGCGAAAGCGCAAGAAGCATCTGAACACATCCGGCGCCTCGATCATGAGCGCGGGCAAGATGTCCGCCAAGGACAAGAAGCTGCTGCAGATGATACTGGTGATCTTTCTGGCGTTTCTCGTGTGCTATCTACCGATCACGGTGGTGAAGCTGTTCCGTCCCAGCGTGCAGGTGCTGAACGTGGTGTCGTATCTGCTGATCTACCTGACCACCTGCATCAATCCCATCATCTACGTGGTAATGTCGCGCGAGTACCGGCAGGCGTATTCCGATCTGGTGCTCTGCCGTACGTACGAGATTGCTAAAAGCAAATGCAAGCAGCATAAAGCGGCCAACGTGCTTCGCTTTGCGTCGAAATGTTAA
- the LOC120951550 gene encoding G-protein coupled receptor moody-like isoform X1 — translation MDELINGTLQRLPFDDGGRWSNVTSVLPTIDTATAGEETDFPDETSRFSRPLLTFAAVATITIMVTGIVGNLLTIVALLRCPKVRNVAAAFIISLCIADCLFCIIVLPFNAMRFIQGTWMHGETLCTLITFMQYGSVGVSLLCITMISINRYIMIAHYSIYPKVYKTSWIMVMIVACWLFSYGFQLPTLFGVWGKFGYNHQLGTCSILPDDEGRSSKTAMFIIAFIIPCMIIVICYSRIFCVVHKSDKRMKNHSKSQCNIPNNLRSAADPASPLSAGSSSSANNNSISYTASSSAVKVAGAARTAADARDAKARRNEWRITKMVLAIFLSFVMCYLPITISKIVDKNVSVPVLHIIGYIMLYLSACINPIIYVIMNKQYRQAYKTVIFCKPSRLLGFGGSSVGEKWKDIGYSYNHSRTMVSQVSIAEPESPPSSRLRQDSPHPQHLVAIQDS, via the exons ATGGATGAACTCATCAACGGGACGCTCCAGCGTCTACCATTCGATGACGGGGGACGATGGAGCAACGTTACTTCCGTTCTGCCAACGATCGACACGGCGACGGCCGGGGAGGAGACCGACTTCCCGGACGAAACCAGCAG ATTTTCCCGCCCATTGCTAACGTTTGCTGCCGTCGCGACGATCACAATTATGGTCACGGGAATTGTGGGCAATTTGCTTACGATTGTCGCACTGCTcagatgtcccaaggtgcgAAATGTGGCGGCCGCCTTCATTATCAG CCTGTGCATAGCGGATTGTCTGTTTTGCATCATCGTCCTGCCATTCAACGCGATGCGCTTCATCCAGGGCACGTGGATGCACGGCGAGACGCTCTGCACGCTGATAACGTTTATGCAATACGGCAGCGTCGGCGTGTCGCTGCTTTGCATCACGATGATCAGCATAAACCG CTACATTATGATCGCACACTACAGCATCTACCCGAAGGTGTACAAGACGTCCTGGATTATGGTGATGATCGTTGCCTGCTGGCTGTTTTCCTACGGCTTCCAACTGCCAACGCTTTTCGGTGTTTGGG gGAAATTCGGTTACAACCACCAACTCGGTACCTGCTCGATACTGCCGGACGACGAGGGACGCAGCAGCAAGACGGCCATGTTCATCATTGCCTTTATCATTCCGTGTATGATTATCGTGATATGCTACAGTCGCATCTTTTGCGTCGTGCACAA ATCGGACAAGCGGATGAAGAACCATTCCAAATCACAGTGCAACATTCCAAACAATCTGCGATCGGCTGCCGATCCGGCCTCGCCCCTGTCGGCCGGCAGTTCCAGCTCGGCCAACAACAACTCCATCAGCTACACGGCCAGCTCGTCGGCGGTGAAGGTCGCGGGCGCCGCTCGCACCGCAGCGGACGCGCGGGACGCAAAGGCCCGGCGCAACGAGTGGCGCATCACCAAGATGGTGCTGGCGATCTTTCTGTCGTTCGTCATGTGCTACCTGCCGATCACGATATCGAAAATCGTCGACAAGAATGTCTCGGTGCCGG TGCTGCACATCATCGGCTACATTATGCTGTACCTTTCGGCGTGCATCAATCCGATCATTTACGTGATCATGAACAAGCAGTACCGGCAGGCGTACAAGACCGTGATCTTCTGCAAACCGTCACGCCTGCTTGGCTTCGGCGGTAGCAGTGTTGGAG AGAAATGGAAAGACATCGGGTACAGCTACAACCACAGTCGTACCATGGTGTCCCAAGTTTCAATAGCCGAACCAGAGTCGCCCCCATCCAGCCGACTACGCCAAG ATTCGCCGCACCCACAACATTTAGTCGCCATTCAAGATAGTTAG
- the LOC120951550 gene encoding G-protein coupled receptor moody-like isoform X2 — MDELINGTLQRLPFDDGGRWSNVTSVLPTIDTATAGEETDFPDETSRFSRPLLTFAAVATITIMVTGIVGNLLTIVALLRCPKVRNVAAAFIISLCIADCLFCIIVLPFNAMRFIQGTWMHGETLCTLITFMQYGSVGVSLLCITMISINRYIMIAHYSIYPKVYKTSWIMVMIVACWLFSYGFQLPTLFGVWGKFGYNHQLGTCSILPDDEGRSSKTAMFIIAFIIPCMIIVICYSRIFCVVHKSDKRMKNHSKSQCNIPNNLRSAADPASPLSAGSSSSANNNSISYTASSSAVKVAGAARTAADARDAKARRNEWRITKMVLAIFLSFVMCYLPITISKIVDKNVSVPVLHIIGYIMLYLSACINPIIYVIMNKQYRQAYKTVIFCKPSRLLGFGGSSVGVSIFKAVVYSFVNTPAQKPGPNSVSNARKLRSVSYR; from the exons ATGGATGAACTCATCAACGGGACGCTCCAGCGTCTACCATTCGATGACGGGGGACGATGGAGCAACGTTACTTCCGTTCTGCCAACGATCGACACGGCGACGGCCGGGGAGGAGACCGACTTCCCGGACGAAACCAGCAG ATTTTCCCGCCCATTGCTAACGTTTGCTGCCGTCGCGACGATCACAATTATGGTCACGGGAATTGTGGGCAATTTGCTTACGATTGTCGCACTGCTcagatgtcccaaggtgcgAAATGTGGCGGCCGCCTTCATTATCAG CCTGTGCATAGCGGATTGTCTGTTTTGCATCATCGTCCTGCCATTCAACGCGATGCGCTTCATCCAGGGCACGTGGATGCACGGCGAGACGCTCTGCACGCTGATAACGTTTATGCAATACGGCAGCGTCGGCGTGTCGCTGCTTTGCATCACGATGATCAGCATAAACCG CTACATTATGATCGCACACTACAGCATCTACCCGAAGGTGTACAAGACGTCCTGGATTATGGTGATGATCGTTGCCTGCTGGCTGTTTTCCTACGGCTTCCAACTGCCAACGCTTTTCGGTGTTTGGG gGAAATTCGGTTACAACCACCAACTCGGTACCTGCTCGATACTGCCGGACGACGAGGGACGCAGCAGCAAGACGGCCATGTTCATCATTGCCTTTATCATTCCGTGTATGATTATCGTGATATGCTACAGTCGCATCTTTTGCGTCGTGCACAA ATCGGACAAGCGGATGAAGAACCATTCCAAATCACAGTGCAACATTCCAAACAATCTGCGATCGGCTGCCGATCCGGCCTCGCCCCTGTCGGCCGGCAGTTCCAGCTCGGCCAACAACAACTCCATCAGCTACACGGCCAGCTCGTCGGCGGTGAAGGTCGCGGGCGCCGCTCGCACCGCAGCGGACGCGCGGGACGCAAAGGCCCGGCGCAACGAGTGGCGCATCACCAAGATGGTGCTGGCGATCTTTCTGTCGTTCGTCATGTGCTACCTGCCGATCACGATATCGAAAATCGTCGACAAGAATGTCTCGGTGCCGG TGCTGCACATCATCGGCTACATTATGCTGTACCTTTCGGCGTGCATCAATCCGATCATTTACGTGATCATGAACAAGCAGTACCGGCAGGCGTACAAGACCGTGATCTTCTGCAAACCGTCACGCCTGCTTGGCTTCGGCGGTAGCAGTGTTGGAG tttcaattttcaaaGCTGTCGTTTACAGTTTTGTAAACACGCCGGCACAAAAACCCGGTCCAAACTCGGTTTCTAACGCTCGAAAGCTCCGTTCGGTGTCGTATCGGTGA
- the LOC120951550 gene encoding G-protein coupled receptor moody-like isoform X3 yields MDELINGTLQRLPFDDGGRWSNVTSVLPTIDTATAGEETDFPDETSRFSRPLLTFAAVATITIMVTGIVGNLLTIVALLRCPKVRNVAAAFIISLCIADCLFCIIVLPFNAMRFIQGTWMHGETLCTLITFMQYGSVGVSLLCITMISINRYIMIAHYSIYPKVYKTSWIMVMIVACWLFSYGFQLPTLFGVWGKFGYNHQLGTCSILPDDEGRSSKTAMFIIAFIIPCMIIVICYSRIFCVVHKSDKRMKNHSKSQCNIPNNLRSAADPASPLSAGSSSSANNNSISYTASSSAVKVAGAARTAADARDAKARRNEWRITKMVLAIFLSFVMCYLPITISKIVDKNVSVPVLHIIGYIMLYLSACINPIIYVIMNKQYRQAYKTVIFCKPSRLLGFGGSSVGDSPHPQHLVAIQDS; encoded by the exons ATGGATGAACTCATCAACGGGACGCTCCAGCGTCTACCATTCGATGACGGGGGACGATGGAGCAACGTTACTTCCGTTCTGCCAACGATCGACACGGCGACGGCCGGGGAGGAGACCGACTTCCCGGACGAAACCAGCAG ATTTTCCCGCCCATTGCTAACGTTTGCTGCCGTCGCGACGATCACAATTATGGTCACGGGAATTGTGGGCAATTTGCTTACGATTGTCGCACTGCTcagatgtcccaaggtgcgAAATGTGGCGGCCGCCTTCATTATCAG CCTGTGCATAGCGGATTGTCTGTTTTGCATCATCGTCCTGCCATTCAACGCGATGCGCTTCATCCAGGGCACGTGGATGCACGGCGAGACGCTCTGCACGCTGATAACGTTTATGCAATACGGCAGCGTCGGCGTGTCGCTGCTTTGCATCACGATGATCAGCATAAACCG CTACATTATGATCGCACACTACAGCATCTACCCGAAGGTGTACAAGACGTCCTGGATTATGGTGATGATCGTTGCCTGCTGGCTGTTTTCCTACGGCTTCCAACTGCCAACGCTTTTCGGTGTTTGGG gGAAATTCGGTTACAACCACCAACTCGGTACCTGCTCGATACTGCCGGACGACGAGGGACGCAGCAGCAAGACGGCCATGTTCATCATTGCCTTTATCATTCCGTGTATGATTATCGTGATATGCTACAGTCGCATCTTTTGCGTCGTGCACAA ATCGGACAAGCGGATGAAGAACCATTCCAAATCACAGTGCAACATTCCAAACAATCTGCGATCGGCTGCCGATCCGGCCTCGCCCCTGTCGGCCGGCAGTTCCAGCTCGGCCAACAACAACTCCATCAGCTACACGGCCAGCTCGTCGGCGGTGAAGGTCGCGGGCGCCGCTCGCACCGCAGCGGACGCGCGGGACGCAAAGGCCCGGCGCAACGAGTGGCGCATCACCAAGATGGTGCTGGCGATCTTTCTGTCGTTCGTCATGTGCTACCTGCCGATCACGATATCGAAAATCGTCGACAAGAATGTCTCGGTGCCGG TGCTGCACATCATCGGCTACATTATGCTGTACCTTTCGGCGTGCATCAATCCGATCATTTACGTGATCATGAACAAGCAGTACCGGCAGGCGTACAAGACCGTGATCTTCTGCAAACCGTCACGCCTGCTTGGCTTCGGCGGTAGCAGTGTTGGAG ATTCGCCGCACCCACAACATTTAGTCGCCATTCAAGATAGTTAG
- the LOC120951550 gene encoding G-protein coupled receptor moody-like isoform X4, translating into MDELINGTLQRLPFDDGGRWSNVTSVLPTIDTATAGEETDFPDETSSLCIADCLFCIIVLPFNAMRFIQGTWMHGETLCTLITFMQYGSVGVSLLCITMISINRYIMIAHYSIYPKVYKTSWIMVMIVACWLFSYGFQLPTLFGVWGKFGYNHQLGTCSILPDDEGRSSKTAMFIIAFIIPCMIIVICYSRIFCVVHKSDKRMKNHSKSQCNIPNNLRSAADPASPLSAGSSSSANNNSISYTASSSAVKVAGAARTAADARDAKARRNEWRITKMVLAIFLSFVMCYLPITISKIVDKNVSVPVLHIIGYIMLYLSACINPIIYVIMNKQYRQAYKTVIFCKPSRLLGFGGSSVGEKWKDIGYSYNHSRTMVSQVSIAEPESPPSSRLRQDSPHPQHLVAIQDS; encoded by the exons ATGGATGAACTCATCAACGGGACGCTCCAGCGTCTACCATTCGATGACGGGGGACGATGGAGCAACGTTACTTCCGTTCTGCCAACGATCGACACGGCGACGGCCGGGGAGGAGACCGACTTCCCGGACGAAACCAGCAG CCTGTGCATAGCGGATTGTCTGTTTTGCATCATCGTCCTGCCATTCAACGCGATGCGCTTCATCCAGGGCACGTGGATGCACGGCGAGACGCTCTGCACGCTGATAACGTTTATGCAATACGGCAGCGTCGGCGTGTCGCTGCTTTGCATCACGATGATCAGCATAAACCG CTACATTATGATCGCACACTACAGCATCTACCCGAAGGTGTACAAGACGTCCTGGATTATGGTGATGATCGTTGCCTGCTGGCTGTTTTCCTACGGCTTCCAACTGCCAACGCTTTTCGGTGTTTGGG gGAAATTCGGTTACAACCACCAACTCGGTACCTGCTCGATACTGCCGGACGACGAGGGACGCAGCAGCAAGACGGCCATGTTCATCATTGCCTTTATCATTCCGTGTATGATTATCGTGATATGCTACAGTCGCATCTTTTGCGTCGTGCACAA ATCGGACAAGCGGATGAAGAACCATTCCAAATCACAGTGCAACATTCCAAACAATCTGCGATCGGCTGCCGATCCGGCCTCGCCCCTGTCGGCCGGCAGTTCCAGCTCGGCCAACAACAACTCCATCAGCTACACGGCCAGCTCGTCGGCGGTGAAGGTCGCGGGCGCCGCTCGCACCGCAGCGGACGCGCGGGACGCAAAGGCCCGGCGCAACGAGTGGCGCATCACCAAGATGGTGCTGGCGATCTTTCTGTCGTTCGTCATGTGCTACCTGCCGATCACGATATCGAAAATCGTCGACAAGAATGTCTCGGTGCCGG TGCTGCACATCATCGGCTACATTATGCTGTACCTTTCGGCGTGCATCAATCCGATCATTTACGTGATCATGAACAAGCAGTACCGGCAGGCGTACAAGACCGTGATCTTCTGCAAACCGTCACGCCTGCTTGGCTTCGGCGGTAGCAGTGTTGGAG AGAAATGGAAAGACATCGGGTACAGCTACAACCACAGTCGTACCATGGTGTCCCAAGTTTCAATAGCCGAACCAGAGTCGCCCCCATCCAGCCGACTACGCCAAG ATTCGCCGCACCCACAACATTTAGTCGCCATTCAAGATAGTTAG
- the LOC120951547 gene encoding uncharacterized protein LOC120951547, with protein MEQFSHDLTLALEETSRTTTSKVRWGVRRRTRSTGNLPCAPQPTEDSSSSPTDPPACNVVMNQADSPYLSGSNNIVQSDSDDRHSVAFTFKLRQTPLSGNFESDSLNENFSPARPNMRRKRKYKRMAVEYETTPSTPHIVGNPLFPVAGTVKKRVFKHSACPESFRSTMFFCGKRKRGQRDRGGLDYDFCKQHSSSVPRQREFFGPKGSSYSEYKSRNRAASFSASMMKCERILPLNKTVVSKIERISADRDRERSALLEASRSTGIVAPSAPVPIPTGGEFNFSIPLQQQQQQPVLLPGAIQQPALPILPLIGSQGHGGEGLTAAAPHQITTVSTNAVQSVPQNQPTLGGVTPLVLPGEALNPLLHPFGMSSAPPTTIAPVIPPTAPGQIGPLTQVPTKPLLINPFGGGTVVIENPLNIQRSFSETVATVTGPDTVQSIPEPMKAAVVTKAKGSYPKEKHRHRKSKYIRKKQMLMMAGGPEGQGQLMDCGGQDFLSSSSLSSSDSEAVLANETDHEGDDELTDWPGNEAMITFASKHDFRKAYHGNRAPGLAGASSSALTRACLLPHVDRQDEPDDDTLMSADELLTAASVPGAASEITMQPVGGVVAVDAIGLSGIEPSLALPIGPDLAGINTPFLVNNIAPGLPLANEIREIRAGCRRIREERPGFSIISSVNELLSRFLQDDQQRELTLHDVDKAEHDKLQDLCKLYSLNAQQLSENGSVVMLSKTSNTMQSVRIDQSNLPKRLGDFKRRCYGNAEALQFHDGATS; from the exons ATGGAACAGTTTTCGCACGATCTGACGTTGGCGCTGGAGGAAACGTCGCGCACCACCACGAGCAAGGTGCGGTGGGGTGTGCGCCGCCGAACACGATCAACGGGAAATTTGC CTTGTGCACCACAGCCAACGGAGGATAGTTCCAGCAGCCCCACGGATCCACCGGCATGCAATGTAGTGATGAACCAGGCGGACTCGCCCTACCTGAgtggcagcaacaacatcgtCCAGAGCGACTCCGATGATCGACATTCCGTGGCGTTTACGTTCAAGTTGCGCCAAACGCCACTCTCGGGAAACTTTGAATCCGACTCACTGAATGAAAACTTCAGTCCTGCTAG aCCCAACATGCGCCGGAAGCGGAAGTACAAACGAATGGCCGTCGAGTATGAGACGACACCGTCCACACCGCACATCGTGGGCAATCCACTGTTCCCGGTCGCTGGCACGGTGAAGAAGCGCGTGTTCAAACACTCGGCGTGCCCGGAAAGTTTTAG GAGCACCATGTTTTTCTGTGGCAAGCGGAAGCGCGGTCAGCGTGACCGGGGTGGGCTGGATTACGACTTCTGCAAGCAGCATTCCAGCAGCGTACCGAGGCAGCGAGAGTTTTTCGGCCCGAAAGGTTCATCGTACAGCGAGTACAAGAGCCGCAACAGGGCCGCATCCTTTTCGGCCAGCATGATGAAGTGCGAACGGATACTGCCCCTGAACAAGACGGTCGTCTCGAAGATTGAGCGAATTTCGGCCGACAGAGATCGCGAACGGTCGGCACTGTTGGAGGCTTCGCGATCGACCGGCATCGTTGCGCCCTCGGCGCCAGTTCCCATACCGACCGGGGGAGAGTTTAACTTCTCGAttccgctgcagcagcaacagcagcagccagttCTGCTTCCGGGAGCCATTCAGCAGCCGGCATTGCCCATACTGCCACTGATCGGAAGTCAAGGTCATGGTGGAGAGGGActaactgctgctgctccgcaTCAAATTACGACGGTCAGCACGAATGCTGTCCAGAGCGTTCCGCAAAATCAACCGACCTTGGGAGGGGTAACACCGTTGGTTCTACCTGGGGAAGCTTTGAATCCCCTGTTGCATCCGTTCGGTATGTCATCAGCGCCACCCACTACTATAGCGCCCGTTATACCCCCGACAGCTCCGGGCCAGATCGGTCCTCTGACCCAAGTGCCGACCAAACCTTTGCTAATCAATCCATTCGGTGGTGGTACGGTAGTGATCGAGAATCCGCTCAACATCCAGCGATCGTTTTCGGAAACGGTGGCCACCGTCACCGGCCCCGACACTGTCCAATCCATCCCGGAGCCGATGAAAGCAGCTGTAGTTACGAAGGCAAAGGGAAGCTACCCGAAGGAAAAGCATCGCCATCGCAAATCGAAGTACATCCGCAAGAAGCAGATGCTGATGATGGCCGGCGGCCCGGAAGGGCAGGGACAGCTGATGGATTGCGGAGGGCAGGATTTCCTGAGCTCCAGCTCGCTCAGCTCGAGCGACTCGGAAGCGGTGCTGGCGAACGAGACGGACCACGAGGGTGACGACGAGCTGACCGATTGGCCCGGCAACGAGGCAATGATTACGTTCGCTTCGAAGCACGACTTCCGCAAGGCGTACCACGGCAATCGAGCGCCCGGCCTGGCAGGTGCATCCTCTTCCGCGCTCACTCGGGCTTGTCTGCTGCCCCATGTCGATCGGCAGGACGAGCCGGACGACGATACGCTCATGTCGGCCGATGAGCTGTTGACGGCGGCAAGCGTCCCGGGTGCGGCGAGCGAAATAACGATGCAACCGGTGGGTGGGGTGGTGGCGGTCGATGCCATCGGTCTGAGCGGTATCGAGCCAAGCTTGGCGCTACCCATCGGGCCTGATTTGGCCGGCATTAATACACCCTTTCTAGTCAATAACATTGCGCCCGGGCTGCCGCTAGCGAACGAGATACGGGAGATCCGTGCCGGGTGTAGAAGAATTCGCGAAGAACGGCCGGGGTTTTCCATCATATCGAGCGTGAATGAGCTGCTATCAAG GTTTCTTCAGGATGATCAGCAGCGCGAGCTGACCCTGCACGATGTGGACAAAGCGGAGCACGACAAGCTGCAGGATCTGTGCAAGCTCTACTCGCTGAATGCACAGCAGCTGAGCGAAAATGGCAGTGTGGTGATGCTGAGCAAAACCAG CAACACGATGCAATCGGTACGGATCGATCAGTCCAACTTGCCGAAACGGCTTGGAGATTTTAAACGGCGCTGCTACGGCAATGCGGAAGCGCTACAATTTCACGACGGTGCTACCAGCTAA